In Maridesulfovibrio sp., a single genomic region encodes these proteins:
- a CDS encoding transporter substrate-binding domain-containing protein, producing MFLPRILKIFLFLQVLCLCLPAFAYAGKTISLASIDWPPYTGRNLEGEGESAKLVRAAFAAMGYELKIVFVPWKRAMRMAEKGRQVAGYFPEYYSPGRAEKFIFSKSFNCSPVSLVTRRDNMLKWDGVDSLAGHRIGFVSGYVNTPALDVAVANGTILADYASYDESNVLKVAAGRVEGAVIDPYVFRYLAEMSPAVSAVKEELVVSGTNFGVNELYIAFSRDSIGRRCADIFNKGLMIVRGKSGRVPCEKNK from the coding sequence ATGTTCCTGCCCCGTATTCTTAAAATATTCCTTTTCCTGCAGGTGCTTTGTTTGTGTCTGCCTGCCTTCGCGTATGCAGGAAAAACCATATCTCTTGCCTCCATTGACTGGCCTCCGTATACAGGCAGGAATCTTGAGGGCGAGGGCGAAAGTGCAAAACTTGTCCGTGCAGCTTTTGCCGCCATGGGCTACGAATTGAAGATTGTCTTTGTTCCTTGGAAACGGGCCATGCGCATGGCGGAGAAAGGCCGACAGGTTGCAGGATATTTCCCGGAGTATTACTCTCCCGGTCGGGCAGAAAAGTTTATTTTTTCCAAATCATTCAATTGCAGTCCCGTGTCTCTGGTCACGCGCAGGGACAATATGCTGAAGTGGGACGGAGTAGATTCACTGGCAGGGCACAGGATCGGTTTTGTGTCCGGATATGTTAATACTCCTGCTCTGGATGTAGCCGTGGCCAACGGAACAATTCTGGCTGATTATGCTTCTTATGATGAAAGCAATGTTTTGAAAGTTGCGGCAGGAAGGGTAGAAGGTGCGGTTATTGATCCCTATGTTTTTCGGTACCTGGCCGAGATGTCTCCGGCAGTCAGCGCGGTCAAAGAAGAACTTGTTGTTTCAGGTACAAATTTCGGAGTCAATGAGCTCTATATTGCCTTCAGCCGTGATTCCATAGGGAGAAGATGTGCGGACATATTTAATAAGGGGCTGATGATAGTTCGTGGAAAAAGCGGCAGGGTTCCCTGCGAAAAGAACAAGTAG
- the leuD gene encoding 3-isopropylmalate dehydratase small subunit (catalyzes the isomerization between 2-isopropylmalate and 3-isopropylmalate in leucine biosynthesis), giving the protein MTIKGTAHRVGAHIDTDAIIPARFLVTTDPDELGANCMEGLEEGWIKRVNKNDVMVADENFGCGSSREHAPISILGAGIPVVVAKSFARIFYRNGFNMGLILLEVGDDFAKLGDGDQLEVDAEKGLIKNLTTGVEITCAPVPPFMKGILDCGGLVEYVKARLSK; this is encoded by the coding sequence ATGACTATCAAAGGTACTGCCCACAGAGTCGGGGCGCACATAGACACGGACGCCATCATCCCCGCACGTTTTCTGGTTACCACCGACCCGGACGAACTGGGTGCCAACTGCATGGAAGGCCTTGAAGAAGGCTGGATCAAACGGGTAAACAAAAACGACGTCATGGTGGCCGATGAAAACTTCGGTTGCGGTTCCTCCCGCGAACACGCCCCCATTTCCATCCTCGGAGCAGGAATCCCGGTCGTTGTAGCCAAGAGCTTCGCCCGTATCTTTTACCGCAACGGCTTCAACATGGGACTCATCCTGCTTGAAGTCGGCGATGATTTCGCCAAACTCGGCGACGGCGACCAACTCGAAGTCGATGCCGAGAAGGGCCTGATCAAAAACCTGACCACAGGCGTAGAAATCACCTGCGCCCCTGTTCCGCCTTTCATGAAAGGCATTCTGGACTGCGGCGGCCTGGTCGAATACGTCAAGGCCCGTCTGTCCAAATAA
- the leuC gene encoding 3-isopropylmalate dehydratase large subunit, with translation MPKTLAEKILQAHTDETVKEAGQIVRCNVSLVLANDITAPLAIKSFRAMGADQVFDKDKVALVCDHFTPNKDIDSAEQVKVVREFAHEKEITHYYEGGDVGVEHALLPELGLVGPGDIVIGADSHTCTYGGLGAFATGMGSTDIAGGMALGETWFKVPPTVKVEIEGTPGKYVGAKDYILNLIGTIGVSGALYKALEFSGSVVDNMSIEGRMTIANMAIEAGGKVGLFPVDAKTLEYCKAAGRTGDVELRPDEGATYERVVKIDVTGMKPQIACPHLPENVKPVDEVRNMKIHQSVIGSCTNGRISDLREAAAVLKGRKVNKNVRLIVLPATPSIWKQALREGLIETFMEAGAIVGPATCGPCLGGHMGILAGGERAIATTNRNFKGRMGSLESEVFLSGPAVAAASAIAGEICDPEAL, from the coding sequence ATGCCTAAAACATTAGCTGAAAAAATCTTGCAGGCGCATACCGACGAAACAGTAAAAGAAGCGGGCCAGATTGTCCGCTGCAACGTATCTCTCGTACTGGCCAACGATATTACCGCCCCCCTTGCCATCAAATCCTTCCGGGCCATGGGCGCCGATCAGGTTTTCGACAAGGATAAGGTTGCTCTCGTCTGCGACCACTTTACTCCCAACAAGGACATCGACTCCGCAGAACAGGTCAAGGTCGTACGCGAGTTTGCGCATGAAAAAGAGATTACCCACTACTACGAAGGCGGGGATGTAGGTGTTGAGCACGCCCTCCTGCCCGAGCTTGGTCTGGTCGGCCCCGGTGACATCGTCATCGGCGCGGACTCGCATACCTGCACCTACGGCGGGCTCGGAGCTTTCGCAACCGGCATGGGCTCCACTGATATCGCCGGCGGCATGGCCCTCGGTGAGACCTGGTTCAAGGTTCCGCCCACGGTCAAGGTCGAAATAGAAGGCACTCCCGGTAAATACGTAGGTGCCAAAGACTACATCCTCAACCTTATCGGCACCATCGGTGTTTCCGGCGCTCTCTACAAGGCACTGGAATTCAGCGGTTCCGTTGTTGACAACATGTCCATTGAAGGCCGCATGACCATCGCCAACATGGCCATTGAAGCAGGCGGCAAGGTCGGCCTGTTCCCCGTGGACGCCAAGACCCTCGAATACTGCAAGGCCGCGGGCCGCACCGGAGACGTAGAACTCCGTCCCGATGAAGGCGCAACCTACGAACGCGTTGTCAAAATCGATGTTACCGGCATGAAACCGCAGATCGCCTGTCCGCACCTGCCGGAAAACGTAAAGCCCGTTGATGAAGTCAGGAACATGAAAATCCATCAGTCGGTGATCGGCTCCTGTACCAACGGCCGCATTTCCGACCTGCGCGAAGCCGCCGCAGTGCTCAAAGGCCGCAAGGTGAACAAGAATGTCCGCCTCATCGTCCTGCCCGCTACCCCGAGCATCTGGAAACAGGCTCTCAGAGAAGGACTCATCGAAACCTTCATGGAAGCCGGAGCCATTGTCGGCCCCGCAACCTGCGGTCCCTGTCTGGGCGGCCACATGGGTATCCTGGCCGGCGGCGAAAGGGCTATCGCGACCACGAACCGCAACTTCAAGGGCCGCATGGGCAGCCTGGAAAGTGAAGTGTTCCTCTCCGGCCCCGCTGTTGCAGCCGCATCAGCCATTGCCGGTGAAATCTGCGACCCCGAAGCCCTGTAG
- the pssA gene encoding CDP-diacylglycerol--serine O-phosphatidyltransferase: MAKERKLPKHKGVYILPNLLTVASLFCGFLSMNWVVEGQYEMSAVAILVSCLFDGLDGKVARLTGTSSEFGVQLDSLADVVAFGVTPAFMIYQWQLHQFGRLGMLAAFLLVACGALRLARFNVQAATTSKAHFIGLPIPAAGCTLATLILFRPFIPEGIAQAVLPMFTLILVYCLAFLMVSTVRYNSFKEVGMFKAHPFSAMVTVIALFAMVASQPKFLGFIIFAGYIISGPIYTVFFLSRRSSKLLGKSSKELS, translated from the coding sequence ATGGCAAAGGAAAGAAAATTACCGAAGCACAAGGGCGTATACATCCTGCCCAACCTCCTCACCGTGGCGAGCCTTTTCTGTGGCTTTCTCTCGATGAACTGGGTTGTGGAAGGCCAATACGAAATGAGTGCTGTGGCCATTCTGGTGAGCTGTCTGTTTGACGGTCTCGACGGAAAGGTGGCCCGGTTGACCGGAACAAGCAGCGAATTCGGCGTTCAGCTGGATTCACTTGCTGATGTGGTCGCTTTCGGTGTTACTCCCGCGTTCATGATCTACCAATGGCAACTGCACCAGTTCGGCAGACTCGGCATGCTCGCAGCCTTTCTGCTGGTGGCCTGCGGAGCGCTCAGACTCGCACGTTTCAATGTTCAGGCCGCAACCACCTCCAAGGCCCATTTCATCGGGTTGCCCATTCCCGCGGCAGGTTGCACACTGGCTACTCTGATACTGTTCCGCCCCTTTATCCCCGAAGGCATCGCCCAGGCAGTGTTGCCCATGTTCACACTGATCCTGGTCTATTGTCTCGCATTTCTCATGGTGAGCACTGTTCGTTACAACTCCTTCAAAGAAGTTGGAATGTTCAAGGCCCATCCCTTCAGCGCCATGGTAACCGTCATTGCCCTTTTCGCAATGGTTGCCTCTCAACCCAAGTTCCTGGGTTTCATTATTTTTGCCGGATATATTATTTCCGGCCCTATTTACACTGTTTTCTTTCTATCCCGCAGAAGCAGTAAGCTACTAGGAAAGTCCTCTAAAGAATTGTCATAA
- a CDS encoding alpha/beta fold hydrolase, with product MEKAKSNSKTLQCTAFMMLALFFAFFPCIPLHAQEPVQNPEQVSNQTFPIADPYKATIFGTPPKLIHRFEHPADTSECEIVVENRRIPDVFWYNDAFYYTTAMQEEEAPLVFIIAGTGSEHDSVKMKFLTQLFYEAGFHVVALSSPTHMNFVVGISEYAAPGYVPYDVEDLYRVMKWIKADLEGVYKIKSWNVTGYSLGAMHSAFVARLDEDRHDFRFRRVLMINPPVNLYTSALRFDSWLSPENLGTKTPRQVIDELIEAFSEIYVNTSVVDLDDNFLYDLSHHTNFSNMDLRAIIAVSFRMSSASMIFCSDVCLNAGYIVPVNKSLTTGDNLMPYLRTAAAISFADYIDEYLLPYLQFNTPGTTKGDLVKRCDLHSIRDYLAENKKIMVLGNDDDIILSEADLKFIRETFGDRAVLFHHGGHCGNLMFKPFALKAQEMLKQ from the coding sequence ATGGAAAAAGCAAAATCGAACAGTAAAACACTCCAGTGCACAGCTTTCATGATGCTGGCCTTATTCTTTGCTTTTTTCCCATGCATTCCGCTCCATGCACAGGAACCGGTCCAGAATCCGGAACAGGTATCGAATCAGACTTTTCCCATCGCAGATCCTTACAAGGCCACCATTTTCGGAACACCGCCGAAACTTATTCACCGCTTTGAACATCCGGCAGACACGTCCGAGTGTGAAATTGTTGTCGAGAACAGGAGAATTCCGGACGTATTCTGGTATAACGACGCCTTTTACTACACCACGGCCATGCAGGAAGAGGAGGCTCCGCTTGTATTCATCATTGCCGGAACAGGATCGGAACACGACTCCGTAAAGATGAAATTTCTGACCCAGCTTTTCTATGAGGCCGGGTTCCATGTCGTTGCCCTTTCCTCCCCCACGCACATGAATTTTGTTGTCGGAATCTCGGAGTATGCCGCGCCGGGATATGTTCCTTATGACGTGGAAGACCTTTACCGTGTTATGAAATGGATCAAGGCCGACCTTGAAGGTGTGTACAAGATCAAAAGCTGGAACGTGACCGGCTACAGCCTCGGAGCAATGCACTCGGCATTTGTAGCCAGGCTTGACGAGGACCGCCACGACTTCCGGTTCCGCCGCGTGCTGATGATCAACCCGCCGGTAAACCTGTACACGTCCGCCCTGCGCTTTGACTCCTGGCTCAGCCCGGAAAATCTGGGCACAAAGACTCCGCGGCAGGTCATTGACGAACTGATTGAGGCCTTTTCCGAAATTTACGTGAATACCAGTGTCGTGGACCTGGATGACAACTTTCTCTACGACCTCTCACACCACACCAATTTTTCCAACATGGACCTGCGGGCAATCATTGCGGTATCTTTCCGCATGAGCTCGGCAAGTATGATATTCTGCTCGGACGTCTGCCTTAACGCCGGTTACATAGTCCCGGTGAACAAGAGCCTGACCACGGGAGACAATCTGATGCCGTATCTGCGCACGGCTGCGGCCATATCATTTGCCGACTATATTGACGAATATCTTCTGCCCTACCTGCAGTTCAACACCCCCGGAACCACAAAGGGGGATCTCGTAAAGCGTTGCGATCTCCACTCCATCCGCGACTACCTTGCAGAAAACAAGAAAATTATGGTTCTCGGCAACGATGACGACATAATCCTGAGTGAAGCCGATCTTAAATTCATACGGGAAACCTTCGGGGACCGCGCGGTTCTTTTCCATCACGGCGGACACTGCGGCAACCTCATGTTCAAGCCGTTCGCCCTCAAGGCGCAGGAGATGCTCAAACAATGA
- a CDS encoding VacJ family lipoprotein, with product MNRISHAVIFAAMLLLIAGCATISKTDPDLALAPKGFIAPVSRADNAGKEADLDFLEVHDPLGTMNRYIYSFNAEFDRTIYLPAVGIYTMVLPSPVRKGVSNAINNLNEVKSFTNGILQASGERTFTALSRFVINSSIGLLGIMDIAKDMGLPSKETGFADTLGVWGVPPGQYLVLPLLGPSNVRDTVGWTGDFALLWYEMNWVYDLAGIEEGRTAIGIGEATIRGLNLRANVPFRYYQTGSPFEYDLIRFLYTTKRELDLKKLEYGKEFGGKPYMKKHFETPKEAESGQYPVD from the coding sequence ATGAACAGAATCTCCCACGCCGTAATTTTTGCTGCCATGCTCCTGCTCATCGCCGGGTGCGCGACAATCAGCAAGACCGACCCGGATCTGGCATTGGCTCCCAAAGGATTCATCGCCCCTGTATCGAGAGCAGACAACGCAGGAAAAGAAGCCGACCTGGATTTCCTTGAGGTCCACGACCCCCTTGGGACGATGAACAGGTATATCTACTCCTTCAACGCCGAATTCGACCGCACCATATATCTTCCTGCGGTAGGCATTTATACCATGGTACTGCCTTCACCAGTTCGCAAGGGAGTCAGCAATGCCATAAACAATCTGAACGAAGTAAAATCGTTCACCAACGGGATATTGCAGGCCAGTGGAGAGAGAACTTTTACAGCTTTGTCCAGATTTGTGATCAACTCGTCCATAGGACTGCTCGGAATTATGGATATCGCGAAAGATATGGGGCTGCCCAGCAAGGAAACCGGGTTTGCCGATACACTGGGCGTTTGGGGTGTGCCTCCGGGACAGTATCTCGTGTTGCCGCTGCTGGGACCGTCCAATGTAAGGGACACAGTCGGCTGGACCGGTGACTTTGCACTGCTCTGGTATGAAATGAACTGGGTCTATGATCTGGCCGGAATTGAGGAAGGCAGAACCGCGATAGGCATAGGTGAAGCCACCATACGCGGACTCAATCTGCGCGCCAATGTGCCTTTCCGTTACTACCAGACAGGTTCCCCGTTCGAGTATGATCTCATCCGCTTCCTCTATACCACCAAAAGAGAGCTGGATCTCAAAAAGCTCGAATACGGAAAGGAATTCGGGGGCAAACCTTACATGAAAAAACATTTCGAAACTCCGAAGGAAGCAGAATCCGGACAATACCCCGTCGATTAG
- a CDS encoding NifB/NifX family molybdenum-iron cluster-binding protein encodes MRIAVSANSFNIDGPLEPRFGRAGGFIIYDTDTGEFSFIENSANSQLAQGAGIQTAQMLSENGVNKVISGSFGPKASQALNQGGIQMVEVSGGTVRELAEQYAENGNVTSSSQPAGQGMAPGSMRASGTGTGCRRMGGTGRGMGMGGGRGMGGGRGGGGGRGMGGRGRGQF; translated from the coding sequence ATGCGTATTGCAGTTAGTGCAAACAGTTTCAATATTGACGGTCCCCTCGAACCTCGCTTCGGCAGGGCCGGAGGGTTTATAATTTATGATACCGACACCGGAGAATTTTCATTTATTGAAAACTCGGCCAACAGCCAGTTGGCTCAGGGTGCAGGTATCCAGACCGCTCAGATGCTCTCTGAAAACGGCGTAAACAAGGTAATCTCCGGTTCCTTCGGACCGAAGGCCTCACAGGCGCTGAATCAGGGCGGCATACAGATGGTTGAAGTTTCCGGTGGAACAGTACGGGAACTGGCCGAACAGTATGCCGAAAACGGAAATGTCACCTCATCCTCGCAGCCGGCAGGCCAGGGCATGGCCCCCGGTTCCATGCGAGCATCCGGCACCGGAACAGGTTGCAGGCGCATGGGCGGCACCGGCCGCGGCATGGGCATGGGAGGAGGAAGAGGCATGGGCGGCGGACGCGGTGGCGGCGGAGGTCGCGGAATGGGCGGACGCGGACGCGGACAGTTTTAA
- the leuB gene encoding 3-isopropylmalate dehydrogenase produces MKICVMPGDGIGPEIIAQGIKVLEVIGEKFGHKFETTEALIGGAAIDATGGPLPEETVKACKESDAVLLGAVGGPQWDTIDPSIRPEKGLLGIRKALSLFANLRPAALFPQLKDACFLRPDIVAKGIDVMVVRELTGGIYFGEPRGTKEENGERMGYNTMVYYEHEVKRIAKLAFEAARKRNKRLCSVDKANVLDVSRVWREIVIEVSKDYPDVELSHMYVDNAAMQLVRDPSQFDVIVTGNLFGDILSDEAAVITGSIGMLPSASLGESNPGLYEPIHGSAPDIAGQDKANPLATILSIAMMLRYSFNMTAEADCIEKAVEKTLSDGLRTGDIMDEGGKLVGCKAMGEAVINNL; encoded by the coding sequence ATGAAAATATGCGTAATGCCCGGTGACGGTATCGGACCGGAAATCATAGCTCAGGGAATCAAAGTCCTTGAGGTTATCGGCGAAAAATTCGGACACAAATTCGAAACCACCGAAGCCCTCATCGGCGGTGCAGCAATTGACGCCACCGGCGGCCCCCTGCCCGAGGAAACAGTAAAAGCCTGCAAGGAATCCGACGCAGTACTGCTCGGTGCTGTAGGCGGCCCGCAGTGGGATACCATCGATCCCTCCATCCGTCCTGAAAAAGGTCTGCTCGGCATCCGCAAGGCGCTCTCCCTTTTCGCCAACCTGCGCCCCGCCGCCCTCTTTCCCCAGCTCAAGGACGCCTGCTTCCTGCGCCCTGATATCGTTGCCAAAGGCATTGATGTCATGGTCGTGCGCGAACTGACCGGCGGCATCTACTTCGGTGAACCCCGCGGCACCAAGGAAGAAAACGGCGAGCGCATGGGCTACAACACCATGGTATACTACGAACACGAAGTAAAACGCATAGCCAAGCTCGCATTCGAAGCAGCCCGCAAACGCAACAAACGTCTCTGCTCCGTAGACAAGGCCAACGTTCTCGACGTTTCCCGCGTATGGCGCGAAATCGTCATCGAAGTATCCAAGGACTACCCGGACGTAGAACTCAGCCACATGTATGTGGATAACGCCGCCATGCAGCTTGTTCGCGATCCTTCCCAGTTTGACGTGATCGTAACCGGCAACCTCTTCGGCGACATCCTTTCCGATGAAGCCGCAGTCATCACCGGTTCCATCGGCATGCTGCCCTCCGCATCCCTTGGCGAATCCAACCCCGGTCTCTACGAACCCATCCACGGTTCCGCTCCGGACATCGCCGGACAGGACAAGGCCAACCCCCTGGCAACCATCCTCTCCATCGCCATGATGCTGCGTTACTCCTTCAACATGACCGCCGAAGCAGACTGCATTGAAAAAGCAGTAGAAAAAACCCTTTCCGATGGGCTGCGTACCGGCGACATCATGGATGAAGGTGGAAAGCTCGTAGGCTGCAAGGCCATGGGTGAAGCCGTTATCAACAATCTCTAA
- a CDS encoding MATE family efflux transporter — translation MSEILPDGPHSFEKNPNKTLLTLAVPVLFSMIAEPLTGLVDTAFVSRLGAEALAALGIGTMVFSSIFWVFGFLGVGTQTEVSHALGKGDTERSSSFCWLAVKISAVLGLLLAIFGFPVLSFISGMMGGSGPVRELSVDYMSYRLLGAPAVLVVLSCFGAMRGFQDMRSPLWVAVGMNAINVPLDWMLVFGIGPFPEMGVGGAALASAISQWIGAVWALLVVRKHYGVSLGFNLADARRLFVIGGDMFVRTGCVCLFLLLCTRFATRAGADSGAAHQAIRQFFVFLALFLDAFAISGQSLVGYFIGSADRVSARKVAALVCKWSFWTGAVLSVAMFLGQQQVVWMLVPEEAAMVFAPAWVAVTILQPVNALSFATDGIHLGTGDFRYLRNAMLIAVLISSAALFVVDFIHPDRMLFWIWVVTGLWTTLRALLGMIRIWPGIGDGPLALHE, via the coding sequence ATGTCCGAAATTCTGCCCGATGGCCCCCACTCATTTGAAAAAAATCCTAACAAAACCCTGCTGACACTTGCCGTACCGGTCCTTTTTTCCATGATCGCCGAACCGCTGACCGGGCTTGTGGACACGGCCTTCGTTTCCCGGCTGGGTGCCGAAGCGCTGGCCGCGCTGGGTATCGGAACAATGGTTTTTTCGTCCATATTCTGGGTATTCGGTTTTCTGGGAGTAGGAACCCAGACCGAAGTATCCCATGCTCTGGGAAAGGGTGACACGGAAAGATCGTCTTCTTTCTGCTGGCTGGCGGTAAAGATATCCGCCGTGCTGGGTCTCCTGCTGGCGATTTTCGGTTTTCCGGTCCTCAGTTTCATATCCGGAATGATGGGAGGATCAGGACCGGTGCGGGAACTGTCCGTGGATTACATGTCCTACCGTCTTCTGGGCGCTCCGGCCGTACTGGTAGTCCTGTCCTGTTTCGGAGCCATGCGCGGTTTTCAGGACATGCGCTCGCCGCTATGGGTTGCGGTCGGCATGAACGCCATCAACGTGCCGCTGGACTGGATGCTGGTCTTCGGCATCGGCCCTTTTCCGGAAATGGGCGTCGGCGGGGCTGCTCTGGCAAGCGCCATAAGCCAGTGGATAGGAGCAGTATGGGCGCTGCTGGTAGTCAGAAAACATTACGGGGTCAGCCTCGGATTCAATCTGGCTGACGCCCGCAGGCTGTTTGTCATCGGCGGCGACATGTTTGTCAGAACCGGCTGCGTATGTCTGTTCCTGCTGCTGTGCACCAGATTCGCCACTAGAGCCGGAGCGGATTCCGGTGCGGCGCATCAGGCAATCAGGCAGTTTTTCGTTTTTCTGGCCCTATTTCTGGACGCCTTTGCCATCAGCGGACAATCTCTGGTGGGATACTTCATAGGCAGTGCGGACCGTGTATCTGCCAGAAAAGTGGCTGCACTGGTCTGTAAATGGAGCTTCTGGACCGGAGCGGTTCTTTCCGTAGCCATGTTCCTCGGCCAGCAGCAGGTGGTCTGGATGCTGGTCCCGGAAGAAGCGGCCATGGTTTTCGCCCCTGCATGGGTTGCGGTTACTATTCTCCAGCCCGTAAACGCGCTTTCGTTTGCCACGGACGGAATCCATCTGGGCACAGGAGATTTCCGCTATCTGCGCAACGCAATGCTCATAGCAGTGCTGATAAGCTCCGCAGCCCTTTTTGTTGTGGACTTCATCCACCCGGACCGCATGCTTTTCTGGATATGGGTGGTAACCGGTCTGTGGACAACACTCCGGGCGCTGCTGGGAATGATCCGCATCTGGCCCGGAATCGGAGACGGGCCTCTCGCCCTGCATGAATAA
- a CDS encoding CGGC domain-containing protein, with amino-acid sequence MTKIGIIRCEKNERKCPLTSCIKCHDEQLQGFGGYDECSLAGVFTCRCPGDDFTDMVRIMKAKGAEAVHVVTCTFSGKQDGSWKLGNGFCDGIDDLAEKAATETGIPVIKGTAHLPEGYSVETFK; translated from the coding sequence ATGACGAAAATCGGGATAATTCGCTGTGAAAAAAACGAGCGCAAGTGCCCGCTGACCAGTTGCATAAAATGTCACGATGAACAATTGCAGGGATTTGGCGGCTACGATGAATGTTCACTGGCCGGAGTCTTCACCTGCCGTTGCCCAGGAGACGATTTCACTGACATGGTCAGAATAATGAAGGCCAAAGGAGCCGAGGCTGTACATGTAGTCACCTGCACTTTCTCCGGTAAACAGGATGGAAGCTGGAAGCTCGGCAACGGATTCTGCGACGGCATTGACGATCTTGCCGAAAAAGCGGCTACAGAAACAGGCATTCCGGTTATAAAGGGAACGGCACATCTTCCCGAAGGTTATTCGGTGGAAACCTTCAAATAA
- a CDS encoding 2-isopropylmalate synthase: protein MSDKVFIFDTTLRDGEQSPGATMNMGEKITMARQLEKLGVDIIEAGFPAASQGDFEAVKKIAQSVGDIQVAGLCRALTADIDRAYEAVKYAKNPRIHTFIATSDIHMKHKFNKEPDQILEMARKAVRHAASLTPNVEFSAEDASRSRWDFLAQIVEAVIDEGATTINIPDTVGYAQPEEFGRLIEYLLKNVPNSSKAIFSVHCHNDLGLAVANTLSAIKAGARQAEVTLSGIGERAGNAALEEVIMALHTRKDYYDLETSIITEQLFPSCRRLASTIGQPISPYKAIVGANAFAHESGIHQDGMLKNRQTYEIMTPESIGKKGTSIVIGKHSGRNALGSKLREMGYELDEEQIARVFAAVKALADKKEEIFDEDVEALVLEEAYRIHDLYRVKELSVFSGTAGVSPHAAIVLENFSKDKENPETIQEVGFGDGPINAVFSTINKMVGRTPNLELYSVNAVTGGSDAQGAVMVHITDNGVKSIGRGSDEDIIVASAKAYINAINRVERMKQEKQNA, encoded by the coding sequence ATGTCCGATAAAGTCTTTATTTTCGATACAACCCTGCGTGATGGAGAACAGTCCCCCGGTGCAACCATGAACATGGGCGAAAAAATCACCATGGCACGGCAACTGGAAAAACTCGGTGTGGACATCATTGAAGCCGGATTTCCCGCCGCAAGTCAGGGTGATTTCGAGGCCGTTAAGAAAATAGCCCAGTCCGTTGGCGATATTCAGGTCGCAGGACTGTGCAGGGCTCTCACCGCGGATATCGACAGAGCCTACGAAGCGGTAAAATATGCGAAAAACCCCAGAATCCATACATTCATCGCCACATCCGATATCCATATGAAGCACAAATTCAACAAGGAACCGGATCAGATTCTGGAAATGGCCCGCAAGGCCGTGCGCCACGCAGCTTCGCTGACCCCCAATGTTGAATTTTCCGCCGAAGACGCATCCCGCTCCCGCTGGGACTTTCTGGCCCAGATTGTTGAAGCTGTAATTGACGAGGGTGCCACCACCATCAACATTCCCGACACAGTCGGCTATGCCCAGCCCGAAGAATTCGGACGGTTGATCGAATATCTGCTCAAAAACGTTCCCAACAGCAGCAAGGCCATATTCAGTGTCCACTGCCACAACGACCTCGGTCTGGCCGTGGCCAACACCCTCTCGGCCATCAAGGCCGGAGCAAGACAGGCTGAAGTGACCCTCTCCGGTATAGGTGAACGCGCAGGAAACGCGGCTCTGGAAGAAGTGATCATGGCCCTGCACACCCGCAAAGACTACTATGATCTGGAAACTTCCATTATTACCGAGCAGCTCTTCCCGTCCTGCCGCAGACTGGCTTCCACCATCGGACAGCCCATATCTCCGTACAAGGCAATTGTAGGAGCCAACGCATTTGCCCATGAATCCGGAATCCATCAGGACGGCATGCTCAAGAACCGCCAGACCTATGAGATCATGACCCCTGAATCCATCGGCAAAAAGGGAACCTCCATCGTCATCGGCAAGCATTCCGGCCGCAACGCTCTGGGTAGCAAGCTCCGCGAAATGGGCTATGAGCTCGATGAAGAGCAGATCGCACGCGTATTTGCAGCAGTGAAAGCACTGGCCGACAAAAAAGAGGAAATTTTCGACGAGGACGTGGAAGCGCTGGTGCTTGAAGAAGCCTATCGTATCCACGACCTGTACCGGGTAAAGGAACTCTCGGTATTCTCCGGCACCGCAGGTGTTTCACCGCACGCGGCTATAGTTCTGGAGAACTTCAGCAAGGATAAGGAAAACCCGGAAACCATCCAGGAAGTAGGATTCGGAGACGGTCCCATCAACGCGGTGTTCTCAACCATCAACAAGATGGTCGGCAGAACCCCGAACCTGGAACTTTATTCCGTAAACGCAGTCACCGGCGGTTCCGACGCGCAGGGTGCTGTAATGGTACACATAACCGACAACGGTGTGAAATCAATCGGGCGAGGCTCTGACGAAGATATCATAGTCGCCAGCGCCAAGGCCTACATCAATGCCATAAACAGGGTTGAACGCATGAAACAGGAGAAACAGAATGCCTAA